ATCATCCATAACTTTGTATCACAGGGAGCAAGATGGATCATCTTACGAACAACCCAATTTTATGAATTTGACAAATTAACCGAACTAACTAAACTGGTCCGATCACAAGTTCCAGGGGATTATGAAATTGTAGTAAATACCGGCGAATTTGATGAACTGAATGCAAAGCTTCTCGAAGAGTCAGGAGTACAGAGAGTATATCATACATTGAGGCTAAGAGAGGGTATTGATACAAAATTTAAGCCAGATGATAGAATTGCAACACTTGAGACAATAAAGGATTCACAACTTGAACTTGCATATCTGATAGAACCTATTGGTATTGAACATAAAAACGAAGAAATTGCAGATATTTTTTTGACTGGTTTAGAGCATGGTGCAACACTAACTGGCGCAATGGCTAGAGTACCATTACCTAAAACACCACTGAGTGAATTACCACAGATATCCAGTCGAAGGCATGCACAGATAGTGGCTGTTACAAGACTTGCTGCAAATAGACATGCTCCAAATGTCTGTGTACATCCTCCTAACCAAACAGCTCTTAACTGGGGTGCAAATGTATTAGTTGTTGAAACAGGTGCAATCCCCCGAGATGTTACTAAATGTGAAAGTGAATGGAATGGATTTGATATTAAGACTGCTAAACAAATGTTTAAAAATGCAAATTACGAGTTCAGGAGCTGAATGAAATATGAAAACTCTATTCTCCATAATATGTGTTCTATTACTATTAAGTTTCAGTGTTACATTATCAGGGTGTATCAATCCGGATAACGAATTCGATACAACTGTAGGAACATGGAGAACAGCTCAGACGATTCAGCCATATGTGTACCATGAACATATTGATGAGAATTATAGTGTGAATGTGCTTCCATTCACAAACCCAGGTGACCAAAAATCTGCTTTGTTGGCTGGAGGCCTGGATATGACCGGCACAACAATAGCACTTGCAATCACCAGTGCATCAAAAGGAGAACCAATAGTCATAGTAAGTAGCCTCTGCAATAAATGTTCAGCTATTGTTGTTAGAGAAGGCTCGGATATAGAAACACCAGCCGATCTTAAAGGTAAAACTATTGCATATGTTCCAGGAACAATGCATCATGTACTTCTGCTTGAAACACTCAAACAGGAAGGATTGGATCCAGATGTGGATGTTATATTAAAACGGATTGATTTTTTTGATATGGGTCAGGCATTATCAAGAGGTACAGTCGATGCTTTTTGTAGTGGAGAACCGTATCCATCTCTGGCAGTGGCAGAAGGATACGGTAGAATACTTACTTATCCATATTACGGAGATAATATAGGAACTATTAATGCAGGGATGATCACTACAAAAAACAAGATTGAGAATGATAGAGATAAAATACAATCTTTAGTAACAGCTCATGCAAAAACCACACAGCATTTAAACCAAAATAAGGAGGAATGGCTTACTCTGGCAGAAACTTTTGGTACATCCAGAGATGTTCTAGAAATAGCAGAACCTAACATGGAACTTGTATGGGATATTGATGATGATGATTACATAGAAAACACAAGAAACCTTGCAATTGAAATGTACGAGCTTGGAATGATAAACGAAGTGCCTGATATTGATTCAATGTTTGATTTGAGCTTCGTAGAAGAAGCAAGAAACAAGACAAATAATACAAATATCACCTAAAAATGTTAAATCTAAAAAAAATAAATGTATTAGGTTTTTTAATTCCAGTAATAGTTCTTACCTTCTGGTATATTGTAACAAGGGAAGGTATGGTACCACCATATTTGGTTCCTTCTCCTTCCAGTTTACTCTTAGTGTCCATCGATTTTGCAATAGGTAATCTGAACATAACACCTTATTCTGGAACTTTGTTCACTCATGCATATGCGAGTATAACAAGAGTATTATCTGGATTTGCAATAGCTACAGTTCTGGGACTGACTCTTGGGTTTTTAACTGGAAGAAGCATGTTAGCTAAAGATACATTTGATCCAACAGTACACCTTATTAGAATTATTCCAGGGATTGGATGGTTGCCAATTGCTATAGTTTGGTTCGGTGTTGGTGAAACAACAACTTTGTTCTTGATATCCTTAGCCGCTTTTTTCCCAATATATGTCAATGCAGCGCAAGGTGCTTCTTCAGTCTCTCCACTTCTGATCAGAGCAGGGAAAATGCTTGGAGCAAATAATATTTCATTATATACAACCGTTATCATACCAGCAGCTATGCCTTCAACGATTGCAGGATTAAGATTAGGACTGGGTGTATCATGGGGATTTTTAGTTCTAGGAGAACTTACAGGAGTCGCAAGCGGACTTGGTGCGTTGATGATGGATGCAAGAATGTTAGGGCATGTAGATATTATTCTGGTTTCAATGATTTGTATAGGAATCCTGGGACGTGTTAGTGATATATTGCTAATGTCTTTTTTTAAGAGGTCAGGATTGCTGGTTGAAGGAGATAAAAATGAAGGGAACTGATATAGTTGTCAAAGGACTTAGTAAAAGTTACAATTCAGTTAATGGAGAAGAGAGTCTAGAAGTTCTTGATGACATTCATCTTCATATAAAGCAAGGAGAATTCATCAGTATACTTGGCCCTAGTGGCTGTGGTAAATCTACACTATTGAACATCCTTGCGGGTTTTGAGTCTGGCGATAATGGTGTTGCCACATGCTGTAAAGAAAAGATTGAAGGAGTGTCAACCCAACGAGCAGTTGTATTCCAGTCGCCTGTACTATTCCCATGGTTGAGCGTAAGAAAAAATGTAATGTTTGGTTTAAAGCAAAAAAAAATGGATGATGGAGTGAGACAAAAAATTGTAGATAAGTATTTGAAAGCCGTTGGCATCAGTAAATTTGAAAATTATTATCCCGGTCAGCTATCCGGTGGTATGCAGCAGAGAGTCGCGCTTGCCCGTGTTCTCGTACTTGACCCCAATATACTGTTAATGGACGAACCTTTTGCAGCACTGGATGCACAATCAAGACTTAGTATGCAGGAATTACTTTTAAATCTTTGGCAAAAACATAAACCTACCGTTATATTTGTGACACATGATGTTGAAGAAGCACTGTTCCTATCCGACAAAATATTTATCATGAGCAAAAGGCCAGGTAGGATAAAAGAAGAAATTGAGGTGACATTTAGAAGACCACGCAATATCTCTATAATTGGAACACCAGAGTTTTCTGAATTAAAAAAGCATATATTATCAACTCTAATGGACATGTGTTAGTAAATTTTTATTATGTCACTATTACTAAATGAGCTGATAAAATCATCAACAATCTCACTAAAAACTATCCATCCCCCTGCAGAGGATTATGGTGCTTATCATATTGATGGAACAGTGCTGATAATGACTGCAGATTTTTTATCTGTTCTTTAGCCCCATCATCTGATCTATCTCTTCTGCAACATTTTCCAGTTCATCAAATATCCTTTCAGAATCTTTCCTTATCTCCTGGACTGCTGATTTGAGGCTTCCGCCACGGAGGTATATATGCCGTTTTTTCCTGTACACAAGTCCTGCCTGTATCAGATTCCTGATATGATGGTTAACTCTTGATATATTTATATTCAGATCATTGGCTATCATTTCAGATGAGATATTGTCTTCATAGGGAGTCCTGTTTAATAGATCCTGTATGATCCGGATAGAAACATTTTCTATGTCCCTTCCTGAAGATAACCCAAAACAGTCACAAACCCACTGAATATCTGAATCCAGATTTTTTTCATTTGATTTTTCTATATCTATCAAAGTTATCTGTCGGGTCATGATAGCCTATATAATTTAAAATATATATAAATATTATCCATTATATCGATAAGGTTTAAATTAAATTAAAATATCTTTAATTAAATTAAAACTTATATCAATTAATATATTATATCTATATTATATATGGATTATATGAATAAAATTGATTAATTTTATATAATAGTTTTATAATTATAGCTTATTAAAACTGGGAACTTCCAGTTGAAGTAACAAATTTTGGAGGATTGGATTTATGAAAATTAAACCTGTTGGAGAAAGAATATTAATTAAAGTCATAAAAGAAGAGGAAGTTACAAAAGGCGGAATATATATTCCTGAATCAGCCAGAAAAGAGAAAAAAGAGGGTATTGTTGTGGCTGTGGGGACATATGAAGATGGAAAAGGCCTGCCACTCGAAAAAGGAGATCATATAATATATGGAGGATTCCAGTCTGATGAGATAGATCTTGATGGCGAGCAGCATATGTTCCTCGAGTTCAAGGATGTACTGGCAGTGATTGAAGATTAAATATTTCTTGCTATAAGAATTTCGTCCAGATACTAAATAAGTTCATGAGGTGAATAAATGACAACAAAGCAGCTTATATTTGAAGAAAATGCAAGACGATCTCTGTTAAGTGGGATTGATAAAGTATCCAATACTGTAAAAATAACACTTGGACCACGCGGTCGATATGTGGTTCTCGATAAAAGCACAAGCCCTGTAGTTACAAACGATGGTGTAACCATTGCAAAAGAAATCGAACTTGTAGACAAATTTGAAAATATTGGCGCAAAACTTGTAAAAGAAGTTGCATCCAGAACCCAGGACAATACAGGAGATGGAACTACAACAGCAACCCTGCTTACACAGGCAATACTTACAGAAGGAATAAAAAACATTACCTCCGGAGCAAATCCTATCGAGATCAAGAGGGGAATCGACAAAACTACAGCTCATATAGTAGAACAGCTCAAGTCCAAAAGTAAAGATGTAAAGGACAAAAATAAGATCATCCAGGTAGCTACAATATCAGCAAATAATGATGAAGAGATCGGAAATCTAATAGCTGACGCAATGGAAAAAGTCGGATACAATGGTGTGATCACAGTAGAAGAGTCAAACAATATAGATACCGGACTTGAAATTGTTGAGGGAATGCAGTTTGACAGAGGATACCTATCTCCCTATATGGCCACAGATCATGAAAAAATGATCTGTGAGATGGAAAGTCCATATATACTTGTAACTGACAAGAAAATCAACAGCCTCAACCAGATCGTACCGGTCCTTGAAAAAGTTGCACAGGAAGACAGAGGACTGTTGATCATTTCACCTGATGTTGAAGGTGATGCACAGGCTGCCCTGATCCTGAACATAATGAGAGCTTCACTGAAAGTATGTGCAGTAAAAGCACCTGGATTTGGTGATGAACAAAAAGAAATGCTGGAGGACATTGCTGCTGTAACCGGTGCAACTGTAATTAGTGAAGAAAAGGGAATGAAGCTGGAAGAATTTACAGAAAATATGCTGGGCTCAGCACGGAAAGTGAATGTGGATAAACAAAATACTACAATCGTAGAGGGAAGAGGCGATAAAGAAAATATCGATAAAAGGATCAAGCTTCTGGAAACTCAGATTGATGCCGAGGAATCAGATTTCCGCAAAAAAGAACTTCGCAAGCGTCTTGCTAAACTCAGCGGTGGTGTGGCAGTTATAAAAGTTGGAGCTGCTACTGAAACAGAACTCAAAGAAAAGAAGATGAGGACCGATGATGCACTGAATGCTACAAAAGCCGCAGTTGAGGAAGGAGTAGTTACTGGAGGAGGAGTGACCCTTTTCAGACTTGCTATGGCTCTTGAAAGATTCAATCTTGAAAATGATCAGCAGATCGGAGTTAATATAATTAAAAGAGCACTGACTGAGCCTGTGAGGCAGATTGGTGAAAATGCAGGTCGCGAGGGTGCTGAAATAGTCTCAGCTCTGAAAAATGAAACTGACGACCACTTTGGATATAACGCAAAGAAGGATAAATTTGAAGACCTGTTCGAAGCAGGAGTTATTGACCCAACCAAAGTTGTCAGGAGCAGTTTACAGAATGCAGCGTCAATTGCGGGAATGGTACTTATAACCGAAGCGCTGGTAACTGAATATGATGTTGAAAAAGATGAAAAAACAGCAGCGATCATAATCTGATCACTGCAACTTTTTTTCATTTATTGCCTTATAGAGATTCTATAAACCTTTCATATTTCTCCAGCTCATCGATCCCTTCCTCCTCTGAAAGCTGGTTAGTCTCATATATTATATATGAAGGCAGAACCTCCATCCCTGTGAATTCAAATGTACAGTGCGTAATATATCTAAGCAACTCATTGATATCACCATGTAATCCATCTGGAGAATACATTTTTTTATCAGCACCTGCAGTTATGACCAGAAGAGCCTTTTTTCCTTTAAGAAGACCTTTTTCATACACCTCACCCTTTACAGGATTAAAGGCAAAACCGGCTGCAAAGATTCGATCAATCCAGCCTTTCATGATTGCAGGAACTGAAGTAAAATACAGAGGAAACTGAAATATCAGAATATCAGCCCAGTTGACCTTATTCATTTCAGCCCTTATATCTTCTGAAAAGCCATTCGTTTTGACAGCATTGAGTTGTTCCAGAAAAGGATTAAAGAATTGCTTATATTTTCTCTGCTTAAAATCTTCAGGTCTTAGAATAGGATTGAAATCCATTTCATACAGGTCAGAGTTCTGAACAGAGTCTTGCCTTTCATTGAAAACTTTCACAGCTCTTTCCTTCATTGCAAAATTGAAAGAATTACGATCCGGATGTGCAAAAATATACAATATATTCATCACATGTTCCCCCAGTAAACTGAATATCTGAATTATATTATTTAAGGTTAAAGTATATTGTGAGCTGAGAGATCATATCCGGACTTTGAGATCAAATATTCCGGTGCCTGATATAAACATTTAAGAAATATGAATACATATCAAGTGTGGCTATAACAGATACTGAAAAATGAATTCAATAGAAATCTAATACAAATTTTTTATATTCAGTTTTGTACGAGTACTCAGTACATATTTTGAACATCCAATTGTATTGTTCATTATAGATTGGATTTTATGGAGAATAAATACACATGAATCAAAAAGAAATGTACGATGCAACAAATATACAGGTTCTGGAAGGCCTTGAAGCTGTACGAAAACGTCCGAGCATGTACATAGGAAGTGTTGATAGCAGGGGACTGCATCATCTTGTATATGAAGTAGTGGATAACAGCATAGATGAAGCACTTGCAGGCTTCTGCACGTCTATTGATGTGATTATAAATCCTGATGGAAGTGTAACTATAATTGACAATGGAAGGGGTATCCCTGTCGATACCCATCCAAAATATGGAAAATCTGCTCTTGAAGTCGTAATGACAATACTCCATGCTGGAGGAAAGTTCGATAAGAGCACATATAAAGTTTCAGGAGGACTTCATGGTGTGGGAGTATCTGTTGTCAATGCCCTTTCAGAATGGATGATAGTAGAAGTAAAGCGTAATGGTAAGCACTATTTACAGAAATACAAAAGGGGTATTCCTGAAGAAGATGTTGCGTTGATCGGGGAAGCTGATGGTTCAGGTACCATCATAAAATTCAAACCTGACAGTACAATTTTTGAGGAACTTGATTACAGTTATGACACGCTGAGTAGTCGCCTTAGGGAACTTGCTTTTCTTAATAAAGGTATTCGTATCTCAATTGGTGATCGAAGATCAGATGAAGAAAGTAAAGAGACATTTCAGTATGAAGGTGGCATAAGATCTTTCGTAGACCATCTCAATAAGAACAGGCAGACCTTACATGATGATCCCATCTACCTGGAACGTGAGAAGGATAACATTATGGTTGAGATCGCAATGCAGTATACAGATACTTATGCAGAGCATGTATACTCCTTTGCAAATAACATCAATACCCACGAGGGCGGCACACATCTGATAGGATTCAAATCAGCACTTACTCGCGTTACAAATGATTACATCAAAAAAAATAATTTAACAAAAGATGATTCAAAATTATCAGGAGAAGATGTACGGGAAGGGCTTACAGCCATAATAAGTGTAAAAATCCCTGAGCCACAGTTCGAAGGACAGACAAAAACAAGACTGGGTAACAGTGAACTTAAAGGGATTGTAGAGTCTCTTGTTTCTGAGAGTTTATCAGATTTTTTTGAAGAGAATCCAAAGATCGCAAATCAGATAATCCAGAAGTCACTTTCTGCAAAAAGAGCACGTGAAGCAGCAAAAAAAGCTCGTGAACTTACCCGTAGAAAAAGCGCACTGGAAGTAAGCACTCTTCCGGGTAAGCTGGCGGATTGTTCTGAAAAGGATCCATCAGTAAGTGAGCTGTACCTGGTGGAAGGTGATTCTGCAGGAGGGTCTGCGAAACAGGGACGTAACCGGGCATTCCAAGCAATACTTCCCTTTAGGGGAAAAATTATCAATGTTGAAAAATCAAGACTGGGGAAGATATTGAAGAATAAAGAAATTCTCTCACTGATAACTGCACTTGGAACAGGACTTGGAGATGACTTTGACATATCAAAAACACGCTATCATAAAATAATCATTATGACAGATGCAGATGTGGACGGAGCGCATATCAGAACATTAATACTAACATTCATTTTTAGATATATGACCCCACTTATTGACGCAGGCTATGTATATATTGCCCAGCCACCGCTATATAAAATAAAAAAGGGAAAAGCTGAGCATTATGCATATACTGAAAAGGAGCTGAAACAGAAACTGAAGCAACTTGGAGAAAAGGGAATCTCTTATCAGCGATATAAAGGTCTGGGTGAGATGAACCCTGAACAGTTATGGGAAACCACAATGAGCCCTGAAACACGAACCCTTTTGAAGGTTACAATGGATGATGCAGTTACAGCAGATGAAATATTTTCCATCCTCATGGGTGATGAGGTTGCACCACGCAAAGAGTTCATTCAGGCGCATGCAAGGGAAGTTGTTAACCTCGACGTTTAAAAACGGGTGAAAAAATGGCAGAAGATAAGAATATTCAAGATTCACAATCACCAGAGATATCAGATCAGGGAGAAAGAGTAGTATCTATATTCATCCAGGATGAGATGAAAAAATCCTATATAGACTATGCCATGAGTGTGATTGTTGGAAGGGCACTTCCAGATGCTAGAGACGGATTAAAACCTGTTCATCGAAGGATTCTCTTTTCCATGAAAGAAGCAGGGATCACATATGACAAGCCATATAAAAAATCAGCCCGTATAGTTGGAGATGTTCTGGGTAAATATCATCCTCATGGAGATATGGCTGTTTATGATTCCATTGTCAGAATGGTCCAGGACTTTTCACTTCGGTACCCACTTATCGACGGGCAGGGTAATTTCGGATCCATAGACGGAGATTCTGCAGCCGCCATGAGATATACTGAGATTCGTATGGACAGAATCTCAGAAGAGATGCTGGAAGATATAGATAAAGAAACGGTTAATTTCAGACCCAATTATGATGGTTCATTGTCTGAACCTGTGGTACTTCCAGCAAAACTTCCCAACCTTCTTATCAATGGTTCCACAGGCATTGCTGTTGGTATGGCTACAAATATGGCCCCTCACAATATTGGAGAGGTTATTGATGCAATTTTAATGACAATCGAGAACCCGGAAGTGCCATTGAGAGACCTTATGGAGGTCATCAAAGGGCCGGATTTCCCAACTGCCGGAATGATAATGGGTACTCAGGGAATACTGGATGCATATCGCACAGGAAGAGGACGAATTAAGGTACGTGCTGTTGCATCAATCGAGGAGATGAAGGCAGATAAGCACAGGATCATTGTCACAGAACTTCCATATCAGGTAAACAAAGCAAAGCTGATCGAGAATATAGCCCTTCTTGTACGTGAAAAGAAAATTGCAGGGATCTCTGACCTGAGGGATGAATCCGATAGAGACGGAATACGTATTGTCATCGAACTTAGCAGAAATACCAATCCCAATATTATTCTAAACCAGCTCTATAAGCACACTCAGATGCAGACAACATTTGGGATCATAAACCTGGCACTTGTTGACGATGTTCCAAAAGTACTAAACCTTAAAGACATCCTGAAGATATA
Above is a genomic segment from Methanosalsum zhilinae DSM 4017 containing:
- a CDS encoding ABC transporter substrate-binding protein: MKTLFSIICVLLLLSFSVTLSGCINPDNEFDTTVGTWRTAQTIQPYVYHEHIDENYSVNVLPFTNPGDQKSALLAGGLDMTGTTIALAITSASKGEPIVIVSSLCNKCSAIVVREGSDIETPADLKGKTIAYVPGTMHHVLLLETLKQEGLDPDVDVILKRIDFFDMGQALSRGTVDAFCSGEPYPSLAVAEGYGRILTYPYYGDNIGTINAGMITTKNKIENDRDKIQSLVTAHAKTTQHLNQNKEEWLTLAETFGTSRDVLEIAEPNMELVWDIDDDDYIENTRNLAIEMYELGMINEVPDIDSMFDLSFVEEARNKTNNTNIT
- the gyrB gene encoding DNA topoisomerase (ATP-hydrolyzing) subunit B; this encodes MNQKEMYDATNIQVLEGLEAVRKRPSMYIGSVDSRGLHHLVYEVVDNSIDEALAGFCTSIDVIINPDGSVTIIDNGRGIPVDTHPKYGKSALEVVMTILHAGGKFDKSTYKVSGGLHGVGVSVVNALSEWMIVEVKRNGKHYLQKYKRGIPEEDVALIGEADGSGTIIKFKPDSTIFEELDYSYDTLSSRLRELAFLNKGIRISIGDRRSDEESKETFQYEGGIRSFVDHLNKNRQTLHDDPIYLEREKDNIMVEIAMQYTDTYAEHVYSFANNINTHEGGTHLIGFKSALTRVTNDYIKKNNLTKDDSKLSGEDVREGLTAIISVKIPEPQFEGQTKTRLGNSELKGIVESLVSESLSDFFEENPKIANQIIQKSLSAKRAREAAKKARELTRRKSALEVSTLPGKLADCSEKDPSVSELYLVEGDSAGGSAKQGRNRAFQAILPFRGKIINVEKSRLGKILKNKEILSLITALGTGLGDDFDISKTRYHKIIIMTDADVDGAHIRTLILTFIFRYMTPLIDAGYVYIAQPPLYKIKKGKAEHYAYTEKELKQKLKQLGEKGISYQRYKGLGEMNPEQLWETTMSPETRTLLKVTMDDAVTADEIFSILMGDEVAPRKEFIQAHAREVVNLDV
- a CDS encoding radical SAM protein — its product is MRYLSNLNLIQELKKKALKGKRLNRDEIISLLEIDPESEEAELLGSAAREVAGAITNDRADIWASVGVDYRNCPMSCNFCAFGKEWGIVTEENERNFDQITEIIHNFVSQGARWIILRTTQFYEFDKLTELTKLVRSQVPGDYEIVVNTGEFDELNAKLLEESGVQRVYHTLRLREGIDTKFKPDDRIATLETIKDSQLELAYLIEPIGIEHKNEEIADIFLTGLEHGATLTGAMARVPLPKTPLSELPQISSRRHAQIVAVTRLAANRHAPNVCVHPPNQTALNWGANVLVVETGAIPRDVTKCESEWNGFDIKTAKQMFKNANYEFRS
- a CDS encoding ABC transporter permease, encoding MLNLKKINVLGFLIPVIVLTFWYIVTREGMVPPYLVPSPSSLLLVSIDFAIGNLNITPYSGTLFTHAYASITRVLSGFAIATVLGLTLGFLTGRSMLAKDTFDPTVHLIRIIPGIGWLPIAIVWFGVGETTTLFLISLAAFFPIYVNAAQGASSVSPLLIRAGKMLGANNISLYTTVIIPAAMPSTIAGLRLGLGVSWGFLVLGELTGVASGLGALMMDARMLGHVDIILVSMICIGILGRVSDILLMSFFKRSGLLVEGDKNEGN
- the groES gene encoding co-chaperone GroES encodes the protein MKIKPVGERILIKVIKEEEVTKGGIYIPESARKEKKEGIVVAVGTYEDGKGLPLEKGDHIIYGGFQSDEIDLDGEQHMFLEFKDVLAVIED
- a CDS encoding ABC transporter ATP-binding protein; this encodes MKGTDIVVKGLSKSYNSVNGEESLEVLDDIHLHIKQGEFISILGPSGCGKSTLLNILAGFESGDNGVATCCKEKIEGVSTQRAVVFQSPVLFPWLSVRKNVMFGLKQKKMDDGVRQKIVDKYLKAVGISKFENYYPGQLSGGMQQRVALARVLVLDPNILLMDEPFAALDAQSRLSMQELLLNLWQKHKPTVIFVTHDVEEALFLSDKIFIMSKRPGRIKEEIEVTFRRPRNISIIGTPEFSELKKHILSTLMDMC
- a CDS encoding NAD(P)H-dependent oxidoreductase translates to MNILYIFAHPDRNSFNFAMKERAVKVFNERQDSVQNSDLYEMDFNPILRPEDFKQRKYKQFFNPFLEQLNAVKTNGFSEDIRAEMNKVNWADILIFQFPLYFTSVPAIMKGWIDRIFAAGFAFNPVKGEVYEKGLLKGKKALLVITAGADKKMYSPDGLHGDINELLRYITHCTFEFTGMEVLPSYIIYETNQLSEEEGIDELEKYERFIESL
- the groL gene encoding chaperonin GroEL (60 kDa chaperone family; promotes refolding of misfolded polypeptides especially under stressful conditions; forms two stacked rings of heptamers to form a barrel-shaped 14mer; ends can be capped by GroES; misfolded proteins enter the barrel where they are refolded when GroES binds); protein product: MTTKQLIFEENARRSLLSGIDKVSNTVKITLGPRGRYVVLDKSTSPVVTNDGVTIAKEIELVDKFENIGAKLVKEVASRTQDNTGDGTTTATLLTQAILTEGIKNITSGANPIEIKRGIDKTTAHIVEQLKSKSKDVKDKNKIIQVATISANNDEEIGNLIADAMEKVGYNGVITVEESNNIDTGLEIVEGMQFDRGYLSPYMATDHEKMICEMESPYILVTDKKINSLNQIVPVLEKVAQEDRGLLIISPDVEGDAQAALILNIMRASLKVCAVKAPGFGDEQKEMLEDIAAVTGATVISEEKGMKLEEFTENMLGSARKVNVDKQNTTIVEGRGDKENIDKRIKLLETQIDAEESDFRKKELRKRLAKLSGGVAVIKVGAATETELKEKKMRTDDALNATKAAVEEGVVTGGGVTLFRLAMALERFNLENDQQIGVNIIKRALTEPVRQIGENAGREGAEIVSALKNETDDHFGYNAKKDKFEDLFEAGVIDPTKVVRSSLQNAASIAGMVLITEALVTEYDVEKDEKTAAIII